The stretch of DNA GAAAAACATAATGTTTTCGTCATTTCAGATGAATTGTACAGTGAATTGGTTTTTGATCAACCTCATCAATCCATCGCTTCATTTCCTTCTATAAGAGAAAAAGTGATTGTGATTAATGGCGTGTCCAAGTCTCATGCGATGACGGGATGGAGAATCGGATGTACGTTTGCGCCTTCTTATATCACCAATGAACTGTTTAAAGTTCATGAATACCTCAATACAAGTATTTCTTCTATCTCACAGGAAGCCGCTGCCTATGCCCTCAATCACGGAGAAAAAGAAGTGGAACAAATGAAATTCGAATATCAAAAACGGAGAGATTACTTGTGCAAGCGATTAAATGCTCTGGGATTCGATACAATTGTGCCTGATGGAACGTTTTATGCGTTTCCAAGTATAACAAGATTTCATCATGATTCGTATGCATTCAGCATGGAACTGTTAGAGCAAGCGAAAGTAGGTCTTCTGCCCAGTACCATTTTTACAAAAGGAGGATCGGACCGGCTGCGTATCTCCTTTGCTTATTCGATGGAAAAATTGAATGAAGCGATGAATAGAATCGAGCAATACTTAAAAACAAATAAAAAAGGCATTTAACAGGATTCATTCACCCGTACACGAACTACGGGAAGCCTGGCACGAAATACGGGAATGAACCTGACCTGTTTCCAGAGACGTTGGATAGCCGGCAAGGATAAAGGGAAGAGTGCGGGCGCGCGAAAATTGGATGAAATGTGGCCAAATGTGTGACCAGGAAAACGAAAAATATTGCAGGGTGCGATCACAGTAATTTGCGTGAAAGAGGTGTTTAATAAGGCATCTCTTTTTTTCTGGTTGCTATGCGCCTTACAGCCGCAAAAAAAGTTTGACGATGGCTCGATTATATTAAGAAGCAACTATAAAAGCCGGTTGACGTTCATAGACTGCAGTGTGTGCGTGGATATTGTGCTTTGCCATGCCTTTCATTTCACCGCAGATTTAAAAGAATTTGTTCGGGAGGCAGCCAGGCGTTCATCATCCGTTTATTTGGCTTGTTTATGGCTCATATAACTGCCCAGCTGTAGAATTGGAACGAATCTTACAGCTCGTACAATCTATAAGAGAAACGATATGAACGATGCCATAAATAAATTGTCAAAGGCCAAAGGACAAGGTTTCAAAACTATGTTTGTTAAGTATGCGTTTGAGAAGGGAATGCGTGAGGAATACGGCTGGGATCCGGATAAAGACCAGTACGACTGGCCGAATGCATAAAAAAGAGCGGTCTAGTGAGGTGACCGCTTGAATCGCAATTGGAGATACATTTATCGTATGCTTTATATTAAAACCGTTGAGGGCGGCTGCCACAGTGTTCAGCAATCCATTATAAAAAAGGCCGCGGAAAGCTCCGCAGCAAAAAGCAGGTGAGTAATGAAAAGTAGGTGGTTCCGAAACCATGCTTACCATTACCCGCTCCATAGAATAGTAAACAGCAAAGAGGAATTAATTTACATTATGAGAATTTACCAGCTTTATCATATTATGAACGGCGGAAAGCCGTACACTACATATGTCGGTACAGATCGGGAAGAAGCATTCAATAGTGGCGGCAATAACGCTTGTATTCGTGTCTGGGTCAACGGCAAAACGGCAACTATATCGAGGGCTATTCGCATGAAAGCGGTGAAGGGGCGCTGGAATACGATAGAACGAAGAAACGCAAGGAATACGATGAACGTTTGAAAGAAGACGGAGAAAAGACGCAGCAACGACTTGAGAACATTCGGGAAGCAATCGCTAACTATAAGCAAATGTTTGCCGTCTTGGAGGCGGAATAACGCTGCGACGGGCGCTACACATAAAAAAAGCTACGGAAGCTCCGCAGCGACAAAAGCGCCATTTTAAGCGATTGAGAACTCCGGGGAGTCGCTGAAATGGCGTTGGATCATTTAAATTAGCACTCGTAACCGCGTTTGAATGAAGCGCCAATAATGATAAGGAGAATGAACAATACTACAATTAGCGCAAAGCCGCCGCCGTTGCCACCGTTAGAACCGCCACAGCACTCATATCCACCGTAGCCGCCGTAGCCGCCGCCGTAACCGCCGAAGAAACCCATACTATTTCACCTCTTTTACAGAAAAGTAGCGAAGCAATTATATAAATCAATTTCACTGAATTAATCTATAATAATTGAATCTATGTTATAAGGTATGAACAGATATACGTATTGGATTGAGCGGTTGTCTCCTCTGATAATCTTTTTCTATTAGTTTCTCAACATGCTTTATTTATTCAATTTGATTGCTCGACAGGAGATGTTTTACATAATCTTGATGTAAACCGGATAAACATAAGGTTCTTTTGGTTCTTTAATCACTTTCTATGAAATGAACGGGAAGAAGTAGAAGAATTGCTTGAAGAACTATATGAAAAGCTTGATCAGTATGACGAATTTCATTTAAAAATAAGCAGTTTGTGATTTAAACGGAGACCTGTAAATTTCTTGTATTTGCAATTAGGCGGAGTCAAAAGAATGGTCTTTTCCTGAAGGTTCAACAAGGCATCATTAGTACAAACACATGCCTTGTTGGGTTGATAGTCAGCAGCTATTCATTTTATCGGGCACTTACTCACTTCAAGTATAAATTGGTCGGATAAGCCCCGCTGAAACAAGCTATACAACGATTGCTGGTTTCTGCCAGGTTCACATCCACTGCTTTTAACAAACCTTCCGTACTTAAAAAAGCTAAAGTATCCGCTCCAATCGCTTCGCCCATTGCTTCCTCATGCTCTAGTCTATTGGCAAATAACTCCTCTTTTGTCGGCATATCAACTCCATAAAAACAAGGATTGCGAACCATCGGTGAACTAATGCGTACATGAACTTCTTTGGCTCCAGCTTGCCGAATCAACTGGACAATTCGTTTACTGGTTGTTCCTCTTACAATCGAATCATCCACAAGCACCACTCTTTTTCCTTCAAGAATTTCTTGAACGGCACTCAGTTTAAGGCGAACAGCCAATTCCCGCAATTCCTGGGTAGGCTCTATAAATGAACGGCCGACATATGGATTTTTGATCAGACCCATCTCATAAGGGACCCCTAATTCTTGGGCGAAACCAATAGCTGCCGGTATGCTAGAATCGGGAACAGCGACTACCACGTCTGCTTGTATAGGATGTTCCTTTGCTAAAATTTTCCCTAATTCTTTTCGGATTGACAAAATGCTTCTTCCATGTATAACACTATCAGGCCGGGCAAAATAAACAAACTCAAAAGAACAAAGAGATAACTCACTTTTCGGAGCGAATCGTCCGGTTCGAACGCCATTTTCGTCAATAAGAAGCCATTCTCCCGGCTCCACGTCCCGCCAGAACTCAGCATTAACAGCATTTAAAGCACATGTTTCTGAAGCAGCAATGACCGCTTCACCGATCCTTCCAAGGCTGAGAGGGCGCAATCCATGACGATCCAGCGCAATGAGCATCTGTTTTTCTGTCATAATAAGCAAAGCGAAAGACCCATCGATTCGTGTAAGAATATCAGGAGCTGCCTCCTCAAACCCGTTTTTACTGGAACGGGCAATAAGGTGGGCGATGATTTCTGTATCAGTTGTTGTTTGAAAGATGCTTCCCTGCTGCTGCAACACATTTCGTTCTATCCTTGCATTTACCAAATTGCCGTTATGAGCCACAGCCAGATCGCCTCCGCTATATTTAAAAACGAGAGGCTGTGCGTTTTGCAGTAAGCTTTCCCCAGAGGTTGAATAACGAACGTGGCCAATAGCCATATTCCCGCTCATCCCATCGAGAATATCACGCGAAAACACCTGGGTAACCAATCCCATCCCGCGGTGGTGTTTAAAAGTCTTGCCATCGCTAACCACGATTCCTGCACTCTCCTGGCCCCGGTGCTGAAGGGCGTGAAGTCCGTAATATGTTAAATCGGCTGCTTTAGGGTGATTGAACACGCCAAATACCCCGCATTTTTCCTTCATTTCTGAAGCCATTCTTGTCCCCTCCTGTTTATACCATCTCTTCTATTCTCTACTGAAAGACCATTTTTATTCTTGTGTAACCTGCTGTGTATCGCGCTCTGGTTCTGGTTGAACAGCTCGCTTTCTTTATCTCTAACGTTTAGATATGGGTTACTCGGACTGTTTTTATCTCGAGGAGGAGGGGGGGTTTTCATTAGATGCAGGGATAAGGGAACTATGTACCAGTGTCGGCAGCTGGAGTTAAAAGCATCTTTCTCCTGCTGCCATTAAAAAAATAAACGAAGAGGTAGAGAATAGGGAAGGATTGATTTAGAAAGGAAAAGTGAGCTGTTTCAAAGGAATTATTCAAAAAGGACGCCTATAAGTTGAATAAAGAGGCAACTGCTCTAATCATTGAGTTGAGACGATGTCTATTGAGCATACTAAGAAAAACTTTTTAGATGGTGATGGCTTGAAAAAGAAAGTTATTTTGTTTCTAAGTATCACATTTGCTGTCCTAGTAACAGTAGTGGTGATTCGAGACATGTTAAATGGAAATTTCTCTACCTGGCCGGCCGGACTTGGTATGATTTTTTGCAGTGCGCTGCCTATTTTCCTTTTATTTTTAAAAAAGCATCCTTTTAACCTGCCTTTGATTATCAGCTACTATCTTTTCTTATTTTTTACGCTTTTTTTGGGAGCCGTCCTAAAATTTTATGATCGCTTTTTATGGTGGGATACAATGCTTCATTTCTTTGGAGGTTCCTTTTCAGGCTTCATTGGCACAGCGATTTACAATTTTCTTCTGCCAAAGAGGTTACAAAGAGGAGTTTCGCGATGGATGATCTTTTTGTTTGCTTTATCATTTTCAGTAACGATCAGTGTTCTGTGGGAAAGCGCTGAGTTTGCCGGGACTGTTATAGGTTTTTTGCAAGGAGAAAGCAATAAGGATACGATGAAAGATATGATGGCTGCTTTAACGGGAGCACTAATCGTAGCTAGATATGCAGGGCTTAGAAAAAAGTCCAGCTGAAACAAATAAGTTTTGTTTTGCGAAAATGTGAGTTTGACATTATGGATATAAAAACTACTCAGCAGAGAAGGCGTAAGGAGAACCAAAGGTAATGGCAGACTTACCTTAAATCCACAGATAATGATAAGCGTTATCCTAACTTGGCGATTGGATGGCAGTAAGAAGCGAAAAAGTGATGGGGCTTTGTACAAAAAAGCAGCCAGGCTTACACCTGATTGCAGTAGAGTGTGTCATCTGTGAGTGCGGGTTCAGAGCTGACAACGACATTATGAGCTATTTGAAAAGAATTATACAATTTGATTAAAAAAATCCCAGATAGCATACCTGGGCTAAGTTTGAACCTGACGAACAGAAGCGTCTGCTTTAAATCAGCATTAATAAAAATCTATTCCATTCTAAAAGGTAATATATGTGAGAATAAGTCAAAAACAAAAAGCAGCCAGGCTCTCTTACCTGGCTGTAGAAATAGTTGCTAAGGATTGAATTGTGAAGCTAACAGTGTTAGTATGGCCCGTCTGATGAAACTTTAAAAGCCGAAAGGAGATCCCGGCTAAAAATTTACTTGTCTATTTTGAAGTTGATATTGAAGAATCAGCTCATCTAACTGTTCACTATACCGCAATGTTTCAGGGCTATTAAGACCATGTTGCAGCCCAGCAGTAATCATACGTTGTCGAAGGTTATTAATGCGGGCAAGCAAGTCACAAAGTGCTCCTTGGCTGTAGGTCATAACGTCACTCCTATATTGCAATTAACATATAAGGTAAATTATAGAATAATCATCTCAAGATTGAAACAATTTGTCTCCAAAAGAAAAAGCCGAGAAAAAGTCTCCGGCTTTTAAAATATTACCTGCACTTCTATTTAACAGACAGGGGCGTCTGGGGGTAAAAAAACAAACAGGGATTTAAAAATGACATCAGAGATGGACCTTATGGAAAGTGCAGCATATATCGTGAAAGATGGAGTCTTGAAAAAGCTGCTTAATCCGGAAAGTAGACCTGGTAAGCAGATTATCAGTTGGCAAGGGAACAAACCTTTAAAGACCGACATTAAGCTTTAATTTATAGATGACCGAAAAGATGGGCTTAGGAGTTAGTTAATGGGAAAGCCATTTAGTCTACTGAGAAGCCAGTAATATACAATTAAAACAGTAATGACTACAATACCGGCGATGGCATTAAAGAGCTTTTCATTCAACGGTTTCTTTGACATGAAGTTTCCTCCTTATTAATTTCGTATAGTTTTTCCAAATGCTTAGAATTAATGTGAAGAAATGTCATGACGATAACTCCTTTATTTGGAAGTGAACAAACAAGGTTAACTTAGCAAATAGGACACCCAAACTTATGGCTTAAAATCATATCGAGTGATGTAATGATTGAGTATCTGCCACCGATCATTTGTATTTTATCTAGAGATATATCTAATATTTTACGGTTGGAAAGGAGACAGTAAAGCATGTACCTTTACCTGGCCGGATTTTGGCATGCATACTCCTGTTCGATTCCTTTAATTAAGTATAGAAGTGCACTCAGAAGCCCTCCTTTGATGAGGGCTTGAGAGTGTAGACAAAGTAAGAAAGCAGGCTGATTGAAAACGTCTGTCTTTCCAGGAACGCCGCCGGCTGGGAGGCGGAGTGACCTTTTCTCGGGTCATGAGCATTCACAGCCGGCAAGTGACGCCGAAAGCGGGCGTTTGTCAACAGCCTGAAGCCCTCCTTTGATGAGGGCTTCTGAATGCGAGATGTCTTATTTGTAGTGATTTTTAGGCGTCTGGAAATACTCTTCGTACCGCATCACTAAAATTCATCAAAGAATCCTTCGACAAGCTCGCCCGCCTCGATCCGGTCTGCATATTCCTTCATGTGTTTGTTATATATACAGTTGCATTTGCCATAGAAAACCTCCGTAACTTTGGTCTGTACAGCAACAATCGAAAACACGGCAGTCCACCATTCTCTCATCCTGTACTCTTCCGCTTTCTCCTAATAATGGCGACCAGAAGTAAAAATAAAGGAATAATGAACAAAAAGCCAGGATAGACCGAGCTGATGAAGCCGCCAAGCATTTTGATCGACTCGGCATTACTCGTATAAACAGCCATCGGTATGATAAGAAGACTGAGAACATAAACAGCCGTCTTATGATGCTTTGCTTTAGTGATGTTGGCTGCAATCAATGCAGCTAAGTACAAGTTGTTCATAAACGAAGTAATGGAGAAGACGGCCCAAAAAACAAGAAAAATAAGATCCAGCCGTTCTACGATGCCCAGTTCAATTGATTTAATCATGTAAATAACCGGTTCTGGAACGTGCTTCAGCTTAGCTTCGCTAAAATAGGTAAATGTGCAAAGTGCAAGCAATGTATATAGAATGGTTACGGCAATGCTTGCTCCTGCAGCCGCTTTCCATTTTCCTTTGTTGTTCGCCTGAGTAAAGG from Domibacillus sp. DTU_2020_1001157_1_SI_ALB_TIR_016 encodes:
- a CDS encoding membrane-spanning protein, whose translation is MSIEHTKKNFLDGDGLKKKVILFLSITFAVLVTVVVIRDMLNGNFSTWPAGLGMIFCSALPIFLLFLKKHPFNLPLIISYYLFLFFTLFLGAVLKFYDRFLWWDTMLHFFGGSFSGFIGTAIYNFLLPKRLQRGVSRWMIFLFALSFSVTISVLWESAEFAGTVIGFLQGESNKDTMKDMMAALTGALIVARYAGLRKKSS
- a CDS encoding aspartyl-phosphate phosphatase Spo0E family protein, which gives rise to MTYSQGALCDLLARINNLRQRMITAGLQHGLNSPETLRYSEQLDELILQYQLQNRQVNF
- a CDS encoding YjcZ family sporulation protein gives rise to the protein MGFFGGYGGGYGGYGGYECCGGSNGGNGGGFALIVVLFILLIIIGASFKRGYEC
- the purF gene encoding amidophosphoribosyltransferase; its protein translation is MASEMKEKCGVFGVFNHPKAADLTYYGLHALQHRGQESAGIVVSDGKTFKHHRGMGLVTQVFSRDILDGMSGNMAIGHVRYSTSGESLLQNAQPLVFKYSGGDLAVAHNGNLVNARIERNVLQQQGSIFQTTTDTEIIAHLIARSSKNGFEEAAPDILTRIDGSFALLIMTEKQMLIALDRHGLRPLSLGRIGEAVIAASETCALNAVNAEFWRDVEPGEWLLIDENGVRTGRFAPKSELSLCSFEFVYFARPDSVIHGRSILSIRKELGKILAKEHPIQADVVVAVPDSSIPAAIGFAQELGVPYEMGLIKNPYVGRSFIEPTQELRELAVRLKLSAVQEILEGKRVVLVDDSIVRGTTSKRIVQLIRQAGAKEVHVRISSPMVRNPCFYGVDMPTKEELFANRLEHEEAMGEAIGADTLAFLSTEGLLKAVDVNLAETSNRCIACFSGAYPTNLYLK
- a CDS encoding aminotransferase class I/II-fold pyridoxal phosphate-dependent enzyme, translating into MKNLFNKDVQSLGISGIIKMSEIIKTYDGVVALTIGEPDFQTPFLIKEAGKAAIDNNRTFYAPTAGEPALRRAVSSFMERRYHLSYNPDTEIIVTNGTTEAVFLTLKTLLSPGDEVILATPAYPGYEPVIKLCGGVLVPIDVSGTRFKLTKEQLEQAITPKTKAIILTFPSNPTGAILTKDELMDLAKVIEKHNVFVISDELYSELVFDQPHQSIASFPSIREKVIVINGVSKSHAMTGWRIGCTFAPSYITNELFKVHEYLNTSISSISQEAAAYALNHGEKEVEQMKFEYQKRRDYLCKRLNALGFDTIVPDGTFYAFPSITRFHHDSYAFSMELLEQAKVGLLPSTIFTKGGSDRLRISFAYSMEKLNEAMNRIEQYLKTNKKGI